The sequence below is a genomic window from Coffea arabica cultivar ET-39 chromosome 8e, Coffea Arabica ET-39 HiFi, whole genome shotgun sequence.
ATTCAGCACTCGAACACCGAGGGCACGACACTTCTACTGTTCCTCAGCGTTCGGTGCTTTTAATATGTAGGGTTGAGCAGCTTCCACGTAAGCTAATGTGCATCTTCACTGAGTCGGTTTGGACCGTTTGGTGGTTTTCTGCTTTGTGAATCTCTGCAATCTGGGTGGCAAGTCTCCTCAATTGCGTAATTTGGGTGGCAAGTCTTTCTCATCGTGTTCAACTGCAGTGAATTATAAATATTAACTGACTTCTGACTTTTTCATTGGATACTTTGTTCTGAGATGTATTATAAGAGTAAAATCTTTGATtttgttcaaaaaaatttttttttggaataggCGGTCGGGCTGGTTAAAGTTAATCTGTCATGCCAAATTGCATGTCAAAATTGCATCTTTTCGTTGGTATTGGTGTTGGAGGTCAGGGAAATTAAAGTACTTTTCTCTCGTTTTATCTTCTTTCTGGTAGGGGATGCTTTATGTTATCCCGTATTGCCTATTAACAAGTAAAATTCATATCTTTGCTGTTTCCTGTATACTTTTATCCTCTTTCCCCTTATCAGGGCTGCTTAATCTTAGCCATGATGCCAATTAACATGTAAAGATTGCATCTTTATTAGTTTTTCTGTTGGAGACagcaaaatgaaataaattatcttGCAAAAGTTGTATCTTTGTTAGTTTTATTTTGGTTCAAAAGATTGCATCTTTGTTAGTTTTTGCTGTTGGAGACAGCAAAATGAAGTAATTGTTATTGCAAAGGCAGTTCCTTTCGTTCTCTCTTTTTTGGGTTTGGAGTAGTTGTTAATAAGTACTGCTATTAACAagtgaaaatcaaatttttgttagtttattttattctttttttttggatttgagCTTGTAAATTAAATGTGAAAATTGCATCCCGTTGGCCGCAGAGGTACTATAGAAGTATTCTGGCAATATGTAAGAAGTTCTTTTTCGTTATTGTTTCAGGAACAAACAACAATGTGCTGGTTTGGAAACAGAGCTTTGCCTTTTGCAATCCTCGTGGCGGCAACTGGGGCGGCCATTCAGAAAGCAATTAAATCTTTTGGTGGACAGGGGAAAGCAATTGTTTTGCAAGAAAAGCACGAGCAAGATTTTGTTCATAAGGTACTTATGCTCAGTTATTTGTTTTACTCTGGTAGCAATATGCTATGCATTGTTTGATCACGAAATATAATAAGAAGCATATGACAACTAATAGCTACATAATATTCATACTTTTCTAAGGAaacccattttttaaaaatgaatggaAGACTTTGATTAATAAACATGAACACAATTCCACCTGTTTACTTGCTATTGATTATCTAATTTTCCTATCACCCCATTGTTTCCAAGTATCCAAGTTTCACAAGCCATTCCCATGACTCAACTTGAGACATTGGGAATATTAGTATATATCCAAGTCTAGAATAAACAGTTGTAAGAAAAAATTATTAGCACAATGATGGTCGAAGCTCACTTTGCCACAATatatgttagttttattcgttACATTAGAAGTAGCCTCTTTATTGTTTGtacaaagagaaaaaagaaaacagatatGGTGTTTAGAGCGCAAATGGATATTAAGTCCAATGGGCAAACCTCACCTATGAAAATGAGCCGACCCAAGTTTTCAATTGAGGCAGTCGTCAGACAAAGACGAGTTGGCAAATATTGATAGGTCTTGCTTCCTCAAGAAAGATGTTTGCTTGTTCTGCTGTTTGGACAGTTATAGTATGGCGCTGCTTAAGGAATCATATTATGGAAGAGAAAATCTATTCTGTAATAATAGGACATACATTCAAAAACTGAAAGAGACTTGGTTGGTAGGGACCAATTTATTGAGCTTATTGAGAAGTTTTGTGAAAATTGAGTTTTAGTTTGACTCAATAAAATGGTCAGGTAAGTATGAGTTGTCAAAAAAACCAAGTGACCTACCATTATTAGTTAGGATAAACTTTTTCAATTGCTCTTTCTTAGACTGTAATAACAGTTTTAAGATTCTGATGAAAAACCTGGTGACTTGTGTTTAATCTATGTCTTTAGTTTTAACTTGATTACAGTTTGGTTTAACTCTTGAGTAGACTGTAACTATTCAAGTTGAATCTGGGTGTCTTTTCTGTGAACATTGAGATATATTTTCTGTAATAATAATGAAAGGAAGAAGATTTCCAGTGGGTAAAGACGTAATCAAACATTAGCATTGGAAAAAGTGGCAGGGCACTCTTGTTATGTTAATGGGGGGTGTTCTCATTTGACTTTTCAACTGATTTTAGATTCTAATTTTCCAGCATCGGTTCTTTTGATGTTCTTGTTTGCTTTTGTGTCTACATTTTAGATTATTTGTAATTGGCAAATGAACTGAGAACTGAAATCCTGAATCTTTCCAAGAGTATCTTTTGCTAATTCTGATTAAACACCTTTTTGTTAAATGTAAAGCAAGCGAAACAGCCCCATAGTAATGCATTTGTAATCATATCTGCTAAATCTTATTGTTTTCCTCTGGAAAAGAAGCAATTGTTGCTCTATTATGTTAAGCAATTTGAAAGTGTATTTTTGGAAAGGATAAGTTGTTTATCAGAAAAAGTTTGTTATTATAATGTTTGCTAGTTTATCTAGTGGGTATGATGTATTGATAGATTCTTTTTCCTAACATGTACATTGTGTTCTGCTTGGAATTTTGAATCAGGCTGATGATGGTCTTGCGAATGAGGATAGTATCAGTCGACTGCCAGATGATTTGCTGTCAGATGTCCTTTCACGTTTGGACTTGATAGAGGCTGTTGGGACAAGAATTTTGTCAAGAAGGTGGAAAAATGTTTGCAAAGTTAGGTCTGAACTCCACCTAGATTGCCTTGACATGTTTAGGCCTAATTGCTCTCACGATATGGGTAGCCATTGGGTACAGTTTAGGTTTTTGGAAGCTGTAGATCAGTCTTTACAGCTTTATTCAGGTCAAAGCATAACTTATTTGAGAATTTCATGCTGTTTCATGAAAGAATTTGAGCCCAAATTCACTCAATGGATGCAGGTTGTAGCTACTTTAGATGTTCAGGAACTTGACCTCAAATTTATCTGTTCTTCTTTGCCTCTTTGTCAATGTGCAAAATCCAACATGGGTGAGCTTTTCCCTGTCTCATTTCGGCTTCTTACTGCAGTAGCTACAATGAAACATTTGCGCTTATTGGCTTGTTCTTTGCAACCAAGTTTCCCTACCCAATTTAATTCCCTTGAGGGCCTTTATTTAGACTTGGTTCACCTGAGTGATGGAGAATTACCGAGAATGTTGTCTTCTTGTGTTAACCTTCAGACTCTTAGACTCGGATTTTGTAAACTTACTCCTAAGCTTTCTATCTCTGGTCCGTGTCTCCAATTGAAGTTTCTGTATGTTCATTCCTGTCCTGGTTTGGAGGAGATTGATATCTGTGCTGGCAACCtgattactttttctttctttcacaaTGGCCCGATAAAGTTTTCGCTCTGTGTTCCCAAACTAGAAGATGCACGCATCACCTTCACTGGCAATGGTTCCATACCTTATTTTTTTGGAGAAGTTCTGAAGGACTGTCCTAAGTTAAAAAACTTATTATTCCAAACAAACAGTGACAAGGTTTGTATTGACTATGGCAATCATCATTTTCTGTGTCCAATTCTTGGCAGTGGTATTCATGCTTTTTGTTTCTCTTGATTCAGCTAAAATATACACCTGGAAAGATGGATATGTTCAGCAATCTTAGGACATTATATTTTGTCCCAGGAATGAAGTCTCCACCTGATCTACTGAATGTTGTGCCTATTTTGGAGGCTTGTCCACATTTAGAAGAATTTCGTCTGCAGGTTAGTTACTAAATCTattaatttttcccattttctccCCTTCTTTGTgagattttttttggggggtgggggtggggggtggggTTGATTTATAGTTAGCGTCTTTTTACCATCTTTTTGGAAACATTGTAAAAGGCTAATATTCTTTGACTTAGAATAACTAAAGCAAGAGATATTGGCCCTTTCTTTGAAGAGATTGGATTTTCAAAATGGCATTGTTACATTTAGTTTGCTTTTAAAATTTGTGGTGCTTTTTGCTAAGTGAATAAATGCTGAATGAATTTTCTTTAGTCTTGATGATTCCATTTCCTTAGGTCTATTTGGGATAATATCCTTTGTTAAGTACTCTGTGAAACTGTTCTTTTTGCCATTCTGAATGTCTTTTTTACAGCGTTCTCTAACTGTCATATTTTCTACTTGTACTgccccattttaattttttttctctaagtCCATGACCTTCACTCAGAAGCAGTATTCTAGTGTTTTAAGCTCAGCCTTATGGCCTTCAGTGTGAATTGATGTTAGTCATGGATGCTTATATGAAGCATTTAAGTTGATTGCCTCAACTAGGGTTATTGTCAAATCAGCTTGACTACAATCTAGGCCAATCTTCCATCGAGAGTTTGGTTGACTTTAAATTTCGAAAGTTAGCAAAACCAGAATGACTGGATTTCCTTTCAACTTTTGATGTTTTATGTGTATATATTCGTGATTTGCATGGATGATTAGAGGTTTGACATATTTGTTTCAAGGTCAATTTTAGCTCTATGACATCAGATGTAGGGGTTTCCATCGAATTATAAACAATTTATCTGtagaaaaggaaggaaattttTTGTTTATATAATTTCCACTTCTATTATAAAATTGATATTGGATGGAATCTGAGCTGAGCATCTGTTTGGTTGAGCAGAATTAGAT
It includes:
- the LOC140012879 gene encoding putative F-box/LRR-repeat protein At5g38386 isoform X1; this encodes MCWFGNRALPFAILVAATGAAIQKAIKSFGGQGKAIVLQEKHEQDFVHKADDGLANEDSISRLPDDLLSDVLSRLDLIEAVGTRILSRRWKNVCKVRSELHLDCLDMFRPNCSHDMGSHWVQFRFLEAVDQSLQLYSGQSITYLRISCCFMKEFEPKFTQWMQVVATLDVQELDLKFICSSLPLCQCAKSNMGELFPVSFRLLTAVATMKHLRLLACSLQPSFPTQFNSLEGLYLDLVHLSDGELPRMLSSCVNLQTLRLGFCKLTPKLSISGPCLQLKFLYVHSCPGLEEIDICAGNLITFSFFHNGPIKFSLCVPKLEDARITFTGNGSIPYFFGEVLKDCPKLKNLLFQTNSDKLKYTPGKMDMFSNLRTLYFVPGMKSPPDLLNVVPILEACPHLEEFRLQLLCRGFNEERGREWPPRRLGQLKEVEFNGFHGTVNEIHFATYLVKNAPALERLWIRSPYRFYCGDYHLRTGGGWYMDERVDTLHEELMMQAVSSKLQVNIVRSPRTELKICGRE
- the LOC140012879 gene encoding F-box/LRR-repeat protein At5g38396-like isoform X3: MCWFGNRALPFAILVAATGAAIQKAIKSFGGQGKAIVLQEKHEQDFVHKADDGLANEDSISRLPDDLLSDVLSRLDLIEAVGTRILSRRWKNVCKVRSELHLDCLDMFRPNCSHDMGSHWVQFRFLEAVDQSLQLYSGQSITYLRISCCFMKEFEPKFTQWMQVVATLDVQELDLKFICSSLPLCQCAKSNMGMKSPPDLLNVVPILEACPHLEEFRLQLLCRGFNEERGREWPPRRLGQLKEVEFNGFHGTVNEIHFATYLVKNAPALERLWIRSPYRFYCGDYHLRTGGGWYMDERVDTLHEELMMQAVSSKLQVNIVRSPRTELKICGRE
- the LOC140012879 gene encoding uncharacterized protein isoform X4 translates to MCWFGNRALPFAILVAATGAAIQKAIKSFGGQGKAIVLQEKHEQDFVHKADDGLANEDSISRLPDDLLSDVLSRLDLIEAVGTRILSRRWKNVCKFSLCVPKLEDARITFTGNGSIPYFFGEVLKDCPKLKNLLFQTNSDKLKYTPGKMDMFSNLRTLYFVPGMKSPPDLLNVVPILEACPHLEEFRLQLLCRGFNEERGREWPPRRLGQLKEVEFNGFHGTVNEIHFATYLVKNAPALERLWIRSPYRFYCGDYHLRTGGGWYMDERVDTLHEELMMQAVSSKLQVNIVRSPRTELKICGRE
- the LOC140012879 gene encoding putative F-box/FBD/LRR-repeat protein At5g56810 isoform X2, which translates into the protein MCWFGNRALPFAILVAATGAAIQKAIKSFGGQGKAIVLQEKHEQDFVHKADDGLANEDSISRLPDDLLSDVLSRLDLIEAVGTRILSRRWKNVCKVVATLDVQELDLKFICSSLPLCQCAKSNMGELFPVSFRLLTAVATMKHLRLLACSLQPSFPTQFNSLEGLYLDLVHLSDGELPRMLSSCVNLQTLRLGFCKLTPKLSISGPCLQLKFLYVHSCPGLEEIDICAGNLITFSFFHNGPIKFSLCVPKLEDARITFTGNGSIPYFFGEVLKDCPKLKNLLFQTNSDKLKYTPGKMDMFSNLRTLYFVPGMKSPPDLLNVVPILEACPHLEEFRLQLLCRGFNEERGREWPPRRLGQLKEVEFNGFHGTVNEIHFATYLVKNAPALERLWIRSPYRFYCGDYHLRTGGGWYMDERVDTLHEELMMQAVSSKLQVNIVRSPRTELKICGRE